TGGTGCTGATCTGTGGACTGACAGTTTGGAAATCTGCTCTACACataagggcgctatataacctgacattctcttagccATCTTAATGCATTCTGGACAcggtctggaagttgatagtgatgagtccattatAACAGCCAAGTCTTTCTCATAAgcagtactttcaagtttcagacctgccactgtgtattcaaacctaacatctGTACTTCTTGTGAAGACGTGCAAGTGTCTGACGATGGGTGGGCTCCCTGTACAGAGTTGGTTTAGGACTTAAAGCCTGCTGAGCTCTTGTCCCCCAAAATGCATTGTACTATGcagacaaataacataaatatgtGACTAGTGACACTATAAGGTGCTTTATCGACACAAGGAGAGACGAGGGGACCTCATGTGAAGTTTGAATTAACAGACCACCTGTGTGTCACGTATGAACTCGTGTGGTGAGGACCACTTCACTGTCTGCGTCGATGAGGAGGGGAATGACAACAACACGACACACACAAACTAATGTAAAATCGTACGTCTGTCATCATCGAACAGCTGCTGCCAATTCAATCAAAATTGACATCACATCACTTGCTGTTACTGTTTAAAAGAGCAGATTTAACACAACTGTAATATAAATGTAGAATAGTGAGTCTGAGCGTTAAAATCAAATAGAAGATTGTTTTGGAGAGATCTTGACATCATTTCTATCTTTATTAAGAACTTTTATTGTCTTTACAGTGATAACGGCTAACAGACTCATGCAGTGTGCGGTGCTCCTCAGTGCTTCAAAACCCCACAGAAGCTGTAAGTGTCTTCTAAATAAAAAGCATATTAGTCCTGCTGTATTTGAATTCCCAAAATGTACTTATGAGAGGTActttctgcaaaaatgaaaatgaaaattataaaatgcaatctctcttttgcaatttcattttcaaagtctgtacgcaaaaatgaaactgaaataatcccatttgcattttcattttcagccaGAAccgcaatgaagctgcaaaaatgaaaagtaaaacgcaAATAAGCACTGGTGCCACCGGCTGCTCCTTGAGTTttcttttccactttgcatttttatttcaagttCTCATCATGCAAATAGTGAGGGTCAGGTGGGGGGGCTTTGCACTTCGATTCTTTGTCCTTTGTCGCTGTAGAGCCCCTTTGATCAACAGAACACGTCTCACTTCAAATGCAGAAAATACCTCACAAtgtcttcaaaataaaaaagcacatcagTGAGCGCTGCTGCATTGGAATTCTGAGAGTTTACCTGCCGCTGCCACAGAGAAATGCATGTTGGGTGTTTgatgatttaagaaaagaaagacgtccAGTAAATCAGACAAAGACAATCAGCACAACGTCAGACTGACAGAGAGCAACGGGGGGAATACTGTATGGAATTTAATGTGAGGGTccggaaaagacaaaaacacacagctgttactgtacactgtgtgtgtgtgtgtgtgtgtgtgtgtgtgtgtgtgtgtgtgtgagggcctctcatgagcacagggtggtccagcacactccatgcaggagtctgaggggctctgagcagcacaggacagcatggagtgtcagaccaccactgggcacaacctcagctcatctgaacctgctgatttaatgtgctgctcgctgtgatgaggaaagaaagtcaaagtgactgagaacaaaaaaacaacaacagcagacagaggagaagaaggaaactgcagagagccagcagctggaccactgtggagctgtgaggagagaccaccgcagccctgagcggctcctgacaaacaaatataatgaagacatctgtgatttgatgaactcattagtgagtaagaactgaaatgaacaaacaaacatcctgagagaatttgtgaagcacacacagcagagagacgcctcatgtgaattacgtcagcagagagaatatggcagtcgcagggcctcagtgtataaacatctcagtgtgcaggcaggacggctcagtcAGGGGACAGACATGGAGTTTAACAGAGTGAAACGTGGCCGTTGCTTTCCATACAGTAATGCATCTTGTCATTTTTATAAACTGATTTATGAAACTGAAATTTATGGACTTTATTACACTTTCTCGTGTCTGTTACTTTTATCAACAATCATTGGcaatcttcttgtcatcatttctgtttctcattttgttcagctgcacacgccgactaatcttctgatcctttcacttGCAGTGGCcgatttcttggtgggtttcttTGTGTTGCCCATGTCTTTGACTGTCCTGTTTGATACCTGCTGGTACTTTggtgttatttattgttatttgtatcaggCACTTGCAAATATTCTTAGTATAGTAGTTGAATATAATGTGcttttaatatccattgatcgctacattgctgtctgccatcctttcttttacagctcaaaaataactttaactgtTACAAAGATCAGCATTGCTGTAGTGTGGCTGTTTGCACTTTTCATTACAGTCGTACTTTTATGTCTTAGTGATATTGTTACAGAGCTATGTGACGGAACTTGTGCTGCATACACTTATTatgaaatgatcatttttattttactcataACTTTTTTTATCCCTTATTCACTGATGAttggtttttatatcagaatatttgtagttgcaagaagccattcaagagccatcaactgtatgatagaaaagaggcaaactgaggaggtgagtgacagaaaaatatcaaaaccatctgaaagaaaagccgcaaaaacattaggaatagtcgtgggggcttttatGATCTGCTGGCTGCCTGTTAATATCTACAATCTGTGTACTGATATTAATAACCCAATCACATATATTATCAGGAATGTCTTTGTGTTTGTAAGTGAAGTGAACTTCggagttaatccaattctttatgcttttctttattcctggttcAGAAAAGCAGTGAAAATAATCCTGACGTTTAAAATATTTAGTCCAGCTTCTTCAGTgctcaatttactgtaaatgttaaagaaaaaaaatgcaatagtaTCTGTGTTTAgacattttaaactatttttacaatattccttttctccttttccttATTAGCAGTGCAATACTTGGACATATTTGTTAAccatacaattatttcatatttgctgcattgttttgaaggatgtttttgttaaaattgtaatCTATTCATGTAGATTATGGACAGTTTATCAATATTGCTTATTTGATAAAACATCTTCTTATTTGAATGTGTAATAAACAGTTCTGAAAATGTAGGAGTCTCCTGGCAATTCATACAAACACTTCATGGTTTCTTGGTAACTTGTAAAATAATTGTtgtattttccattattttgggacagaattatttattttatcataaatTCTTAAGTAATGTGATGTATTTTATGTAAAATCTGAGTATAAATATCTTTTAACATCTGGAGTTACAATTTACTAAAACTTTCAGAGTTCACAGCTCAAAACTCCACAGCAGAGCTCAGACGACAGCTGACATTCTGTTCAGCAACAAAACTGTGATGTGTTTAATAATCAAATCCTACACAatacttgttcttttattattttaattttcatttcaatcttgaagttaatgtttcctattcctgcactttaatccgcactcctcctcaataaggcagcagatgacagacgagtgcagacagagcagtcggccttcactcctcacactgctggctcactaaatgacactgaggtgaaTGTGAAGAGctgaaatggacgactgagaaggtcaaatgaggtttgatgttcacaattaaacgtaggatttgctgctttagactgacatttgttaatatttgtgaagtctcattagctgcagctgctcacctcatagagaacacaattaatacttcagagaacagcattgtgctcaattctataaaaacagagaaacttaaaccTTAATAAAGGAATTAGAGTTGGATCTGAAAAACTCTCTGCCATCAttgattaataatattttaaataaatgttacaaatctCTTACTTCTTTTTAAAACCACTTTTATGATCAtcactgctcttctgtctagtaGGGTTACTGTAGTAAAGTATTTGTGTACAAATTTAGCACAAAATATTCatgcagacattttctttctttattttattatcgtGGTTCAAGTTGtctctttagcagtttttaatgattttacaaCGGTGTAAGATTCCCTGTTATCAGATTgtcattatcagtaaataataaaaactattgtgATTAAGGCACCTGTTGTGATTGAGGTGCCTGTCTCACTCTATTTATACTCTTCATCGATTAGATCACAATGCCAAGGAGTTCATGACATAATCAGAAATCCTTTAACCTGATTGGTTTATCCAGTTGCTAACAGGACGTCACCAAACATCGAGACCTTAGATGGTCACGCGGCCCACTCGGCTGATTGACCGTCCTGTTAACTCAGGAGTCTGTGACTGTTTAGGTGTTTTTAAAAGTTCACTCCGCACATGACAGGCACGTCCATGTCGTTCTCAGCCCTTTGGGTGACTTTATGTTTCCTTCTGTTCAGGCGGGTCAGTCAACAGGAAACTTAGCCTGAGCAGAACAACAGAGCAAGCAGCGCACTTTAAAGATGACTTTTACTTCTTCTACCAAGgcttgcttttttcatttcttgctataaagtcacttaaaatgtcttttcttaataattcaaacTTTTATCATAGTGTATATCAAAATAACACCTTCAGCCTGTAAGCATAAGCTCAACAGAATATGAGACTCAGCACAGCAAATCATGAAGCTGAGTTCCTTTAAACAGTTCAACTGCATGACATGATTGGAGCCCATcgaaccagggttcaaattcaactcctatcaacatatatatataacaatcaACACCACACCATAAAACACATCAATAATCCATGAAGACACTGAGAGTCAAAAGGCCGCTGAGTGACTGCCCATTCAATGTGTCCACGCAGAGCCTTCATGGCGGCCTCTCCGTTCCAAAGCAGCCTGATAAATGTCTGCAGTTTTTGTGTTCTCCCTATGGCCTGTGATGGACGAGCACCCAGAGCTTTGGTGGAGGTTTGGGGCTCTGGATTGTCCACTCCAAGTCTGCTTCATCCCTTTATGGTGGACCTGAGAAGATAAAATGGTCCTCTGTGGTGATGTGAACAGCAAGCAGCTGAAATGTTTgtgaacaaatacagtatgttttgtaaaataaaaacagctatTTTATATAAAGGtaagtttatttctgttttcatgtgAGGTATGAGTACACcagtaaatgtaaattgtgtTTGAAGGTATTATGGTCTGCACTGTATAAGACGATTCCTGATGGACtctcagctcctttatttctgctctgctcagctgatgctttacttgttccactttaagagttgccccctcatttcagaccccctcgtgtgtttattcaggaggtattatgatgtggtggtccgcacttctgcccttttgatttagtgttcttGTTCCAGTCCTTCACTCGGTCACTGCCGGTGTTGAAtctccatgttctctctttgcatgTGTGGCTTTTACTCTTCATGACAGCAGAAGACTTTTATTATCTCAGAGGGCAGAGaaaagtccagcaaaatgacaccttttattggctaactaaaaagattacaatatgcaagcttttgaggcaactcaggccccttcttcaggtaagatgtaaggACTGGTGTCCTTTTTGCTTGACTTTcatctacattcataatggctaacacggtacaacaccctagtactattatcccagggggaaattcgtCTGCAGCAGGAATCTGTGACACGTAGGATATTGTTAAATAGGGACAAGAAAATAATAGAAGAGACCACACATGACAGCCATTGTTGTAATCAGCAGACACACCATAAGACTTCTAAAAATCAGAATAACGATTCTTGAACAATAATAATGAAgagcacacaataataattcagaactccTCAGGACTCCTGCAGCTACTAGAATTCAGAAGGCTCTGAGATAAAAGAGGACTTCAGTCTGGGGGTCTTCACGCTTGAGACCCTAAATCAGCAGAGTGATGGCCACAAGTGACATTTTGGTGACAGAAGATGGCTgctgtgtgggcggcacggtggcgcagtgggtagcgctgctgcctcgcagttgggagatctggggacctgggttcgattcccgggtcctccctgcgtggagtttgcatgttctccccgtgtctgcgtgggtttcctccgggcgctccggtttccttccgcgttccaaagacatgcaggttaggtggattggcgattctaaattggccctagtgtgtgcttggtgtgtgggtgtgtttgtgtgtgtcctgcggtgggttggcaccctgcccaggattgtttcctgccttgtgccctgtgttggctgggattggctccagcagacccccgtgaccctgtgttcggattcagcgggttggaaaatggatggatggatgaagatggCTGCTGTGTGACAGAATTGAATTGGCCTTCTTTACCACTTGTTTGTGATGGCGGTCAGTGAGAGAAGGCTGCTGTGGACCCACACTTTCACTGCTTATTTTAATGCTGTTACTCACACAGTTTTTCTTCTTATACTAAGATTTACAGAACAACATTTCATCATCCATCTTCTTAAACCGCTTATCCAGTGCAGTGTGACGGGGCAGTAGGTGCcattcccagcaagcattggtcCATCgctgggtaaacacacacacacacagaggccagTTATCCATTACCAATCCTCTGCTGCACTCCTCCATTATTTTCTGTGAAGGGTATAAATTGTGACATTCTGTTGGTGAAATCTTCTAATATTCACATGAATGAACCAAAATGAAACACAGAATGACagtttattataaacatttcaatgtCTGGTTGGCTCTACGTTCTTCAACTGAATTATTAATTTACATTCCCTCCATAAACAGTGGATGGATCGGAGGCTTCTGGGAACCACAGAATAACACAGGCATTAATTGCTGGTAAATCTCATATAAACCTCCATGTGCCTATCTGTGCTTTCTGGACAGTGAAGATGGGGTGTTGCAATGAAGTTTATATGAAACTATAATTCTTTCTTAATCAGCAGCGTTATCACAAGATGCATGTCCTCTTTTTCTTCAGGTTTCAGAGGATATTAGTGGACATGAGGAGGGGGTTTATAAGACTACGCTGTAATATGGACAGGCTCCACAGAGAGCATCTCACTTTTAACACAACACTTTCATTGCCcaaacaaaaaggcaaataaaatgaattgtgacgtttccttcaaaagtgcagcaaaaaagtatttggcgtccaggtgtgctttaacccccccccccccccaccccccaaagtAAGTGGCAGTATCTAAAGGAgacactgggacagcttagccattCGCTAatgcagtgctccgcaaccttttctcacctacgacacaccaaagttcttcctagaattccgcggcacatcaaaagctaaaatatatagcagtggcttagctggggtttggggggggggggggggggggggtccgctccgagcgccagctatttaggggcgtccaaactacggtactttcttttttttttttgttccttgaggaggcgcaaaaaaaaaaaaattctttcagctttggggcgtcaaatttttcaccgccccgggcaacatgatctccagctacgccactgatatatagatatgaatttaatacacaaatattacaataaattttcattttttattataagtatacttttattataagtatacatacataaaaactatactatattaacttttatgcaatcttaataattattataacataatgactgattaatgtgatacctgcgcttgtttcaatgaacacagaagttttatattcggctcaatatttgacagcgcaacccgaagttcttggtcaagatcttttaagcatgaccgcttatcatttttaattaacacaagagttgtttgtcttttttggcgtaactgggatggtttgaatttagctggcgatttagtttactgggtgccattgcctcgtttgatagctgatcgccgcaaatgatgcattgtggctttggagccgtttcgtcaccacaccacgagaatccatatcgaatgtagtcttcgttgtacttccttttcacaatcttctttgggttttttttgcaacacttgtgctgggttcttcatcatctgtacgtgaagacgaatcttttccacgtaaaaatttatccatatttaaaggggtataaaactaaatatgaatcacacgaagaacgttaaccatacacaattcagcaacacaactaatagtaatgaatgataactactgtcgcaagacgagtgaatgcgacgtagcacgactaatacgtcagcttgaattgaatctagctgagggcacggagcgatctgcctatcaaagcatactacggagttgtctggcgactacgtagggcctacgtcgtaggcgacaggcgatgggatttattatttcagagaaatgacacataaaattatgaaacctttaaaaggctatttacgcgaatatttcattgcacgtattctcattattgtgtttctaaggaggaccgttgaaatattatttagttagaaaattgtcttatttgaccgcgtcacacctgtatcggctcaaggcacaccagtgtgccgcggcacaccggttgcggagcactgcgctaatggactgaatggtcttctcacatttgtcacatttcttattttcTCAGATCTTGTGCcctgtggcaaaggcgctatttAGGCATTGAcacaacacagactcacaccagaagcacatgaaaaataaacaaaaagatttattttttttcacctgtgcagcacgttctccccgtgtcccacagtcccaacacagtcccaaaacaacatacaaagtaaatcaccccaaacaatacaatacaatacaatacaatctctctctctcacacaggcggaagcacgagcgtagcagcgagcggaagcaccgagcagaagaatagagcagcggcgtctcccacaggcgcgtaacccttcgcaaacacccgagcaagttcatcggaagtaaagccggcagctgaccagaagaattaaccggcagtgagaaacttgaagccgacagtctctgaagcagaaagcacttaagtaaactacagaaaacggagaagatgacatcaccactaaacataagttctatctgctctctgcccattGAGgacacgtttatatgttgtgtgtcctgcagcatgtacagttcaggttttccggccgacattgtagacagtttcacctgccaaaagtgtttagttaatttagagttggtcgggaaaatacgcgaattggaggaccgcgttaggaacctgatagcgattaggcaaaccgaaaattggatcgactcggtttgtttagacaattcggctacttctgattcggcttcagtctctccaggtcccactgtagtcagtgcacggccaaagtcagcagcaccaattcagccacagggcgagtgggtaacagtaagacgggggtctaagaatccaaaaggtagtcccccggcacccaggtcaccaattcggacccagaacagattctcagcactccgcagcgcgcctgtggaaactgagaataagaaagtgctcataattggcgattccatagtgcggaatgttagaattccaaactatgttaaaccagcagttaatgttaagtgcctcgcaggggccaagatttctggcatagaggccgcattggaccgtgtcgcagacgatgaagtatctaccttattgctgcttgtcggcactaatgatatttattcacagcaatctgaggtattaaagaggaacttcatctctctttgcatcaaagctaaaagaaaatgtcggaatttagttgtatgtggccccttaccaagattatatagaggggatgtgatttatagcagattgcattcccttcactgctggctagaaacctggtgtgcaaacaaaagcatagcgtttgtgaacaattgggatgatttttgggaaaggcctggatttttcagaagagatggtcttcatcctaactggaggggatcttatgtattatccctaaatatggcagcaaaactgcctggttgactgattagagcaccatccaggccacagtcatgtgatcttaaatcacaggctgttgtttatcccacctgttactttcctgaagctgttacccataatccttgtcttggggcatccagtaaatttagtcttgatacaaaccttaaattaattgataaccaaaaaataaggtgtataattagaccaagggataaaaccagaccctccaccaggggcatctgtaatagaaatttacttcaaattaaaacaaaaagtatatcaccaattcagaaagaagcatacagttttaaatgctgcttattgaacattcgctctcttggcactaaagctgttttggtaaatgatattatattaagtacaaaatctgatctgtgtcttctcaccgaaacctggcttagtaaatgtgacactgtccccctagctgaggcgtcaccagatggatactcgttccttcataagtctagagattcaggtcgaggagggggccttggaataattcattgtaaccaaatgcaaatcacttctaaaaatttaggcaactttccatcctttgaagcattcattttaaatattaaaacagattccaacacaattatagtgctagtctatagaccaccagggccgtattcattgttcatgtctgaatttagcaaccttttatctgacttggctatgaattatgatcacgtagtactgatgggagattttaatgtacacattgatgtggaaactgacacttttagcaaatgttttacttatttgttaaattcagtaggattttgtcagaatgtcaaaggtccaactcataatcataaccacacattagatttaattataacttacaaagttgaaattcaaaatttaattattactccattaaatgaagttatttctgatcactacttaattacatttgatttagtcctgcccttgccaacacacttccagattaaaacaaagacagtgcggcatctagattgtaattctgcttcaaaatttatagatactttgagtaagtcgagtgtaattgtggaaaaccatttagatcagttaacatcaaatgtaaacacggaaaacaatttagatgagctaacatcacattataatgtgaccttgagagatgctctggacacagtggctccccttaaaacaaaagtgatcaaagcacatagaaactctccctggtttaatgaaaacactcaagctcttaaattagagtgtcgaaaactggagcgcagatggagaacaacaaagctacatatctttcaaattgcatggacagagagtgttaataaatataaaaaagccctctttaaagctcggtcagaatattattctacattaatagatagcaataa
The sequence above is drawn from the Erpetoichthys calabaricus chromosome 3, fErpCal1.3, whole genome shotgun sequence genome and encodes:
- the LOC127527259 gene encoding uncharacterized protein LOC127527259, whose translation is MISALNVSSICSLPVEGTFICCVSCSMYSSGFPADIVDSFTCQKCLVNLELVGKIRELEDRVRNLIAIRQTENWIDSVCLDNSATSDSASVSPGPTVVSARPKSAAPIQPQGEWVTVRRGSKNPKGSPPAPRSPIRTQNRFSALRSAPVETENKKVLIIGDSIVRNVRIPNYVKPAVNVKCLAGAKISGIEAALDRVADDEVSTLLLLVGTNDIYSQQSEVLKRNFISLCIKAKRKCRNLVVCGPLPRLYRGDVIYSRLHSLHCWLETWCANKSIAFVNNWDDFWERPGFFRRDGLHPNWRGSYVLSLNMAAKLPG